The DNA region CTGTCTGAGACAATGTACTTAGGAAGGTTCGCATTGATTTTTCTATCCTACTACGACTATCAATAAGTCTAGCAATAACATCTTtcacaattttgttttataactATTGACATATTCTTTTTTGATTAGTGCATTACAAAAATTGTGTCCACAGTAGACCCAAATTAACATATTATTATATcaatagttgtgaaaaaaatagtGTCCTCAGCATTACTTCTATGCCTAGAGGGAGAAAGTgcttaaaatttcaattcaaaatcttttgtttcCTAGAACATTCATATGATAATACAGAAATTAACTACTGTAGTTGATTTGGTTCATTTGGTTAAAGGAAATTGTAGGAAAAGATTTGGAATCATAAACGTTGAATGACTATGGGCTAACTAAGGTAACTGAAATGTGTTTAGGATTATTGGAGCAATTGTCATTGTTGCTGGCTTATATATGGTTTTATGGGGCAAGAGTAAGGATCAATTGGGATCAAGATCAGACAATGATAGGGTAGTACCGCAAAATATGGCTACCATGAATGAGAGGACAACAACTTCGAAACAAAAATTTGTAGCCATCGATGTGACAAGCGTAGAATCTACAGATGGAACTGCTTGAAGATAGCTGATATTGTATACATGCTTAGTAGTGGTtaaatttcatatgaaaaattCCCATCAATGTGTAGTGTTTTGTGtaaaactaatatttttacACTTCCAGTGTTAGACGTGGCTTCAATTTAGAGGAGGCACCTAGTGCGTCTCCATTAATTGGTTCTTAGTCCTCAGGCAAGGAAAGTACATTTCTATTTGTTGATAAAGAGTTGCATGTAGATGTCAGATACTAAGACTGTGTTAAACACACCTATGCACCACCTTCCTCCTATCCGTTAATTACGGAGATCACTGCACAGAACATTGATGTATCATAAACATTGTTTTTAAAAGATTGGATTCAACTGGTGGTAGGTGGGACTAATGATGTCATGAATTACAAAGCATATATAATTAAGTAAATTCCAATTtctaaattttacaaaaaattcaaattttcgaATAATGTGACAACATGCATGGaactaaaaaattgtttaaaagagaaacaaaaagaaacaaaaaataaaaaggaaagaaaaatgagtaaaaGCACAAAAGAGTAATTTTAAATATGACAACATTTGGCTACAAAACTATAATGcaagaaattcaaaatctaaatgGAAGATTTTCATCTATAGTTGAGCATTCGCATTAACTTATACAAAAATTCTTacctattttagtataaaaacctactttttctattttacatactcgTTTTTCAAAACACCCTACATTAtatcatctattttacactacatttcattaaaatattaattttacaaCCACAATCATCTACTCTTTTCCTTCATCctcaaaatatgtaaagaaaaaataaattaaaaaactaaatacaaaatgaatagtatcagtgtaaatttacacgatTATGTACTGTAgtaattatgtatttttatacaaCTTTATATAGACTGATGTAAgtaaattttgagtttgattagctaaaatgtattatttttctATCATACAAACACTGATCCGAGTGGTAAGAGCAGAACAAGATTTGGTTTGGATCTCAAATGCATTCGCATGCAATCTATATGAAGCCACCGCAAGACCTGAGGTCCAAATAAGCAGCCATTACATATCTCCAAAAACTTGTACAATATGTCAATATCTAACAACTGTGATCAGATGTCTTCTGAAATTATGTTATTATTACTGCAAAAGTTACTTACATAAGTTTGTTTGTTAGTTTTAGTTAGGATGATTGCATGTCCTCAATACTTAATGGCGCCACTGCTTCCCTGCACAAGGCATCTCAAATGTTTAATGACATACATCCAATGCTGTTATTTctcaacccaaaaacaaaaacaaaaaaatgaggCTAATCAGCACTACTAAACAAAGGTTCATTCAAGTGTGTAATCCAACgctaacaaatttaaaaattctttggCTTTTTTTGGCATACGATACCACTAGAAGGTGCAAAATTAGTCAATTATTGAATCATTaggttttttaatttcaacttgCTATGTGAATTAGATTATGTAATCACGTGTTGCATTAGGAGAGTGTTTGATGAATGTTCCAAATGTGATGTAAAGCCAGTACACAGCtagtcttttatatatatataaaagatagaaattctattttaatttaatctaaatatatgtatgtgtaAAGTTCCCTCCAGTACATGCATAACTAGTCTTAATCACTAAAACTTTAGTTGATAGAAAATCTGTTTAGATTcgatttatataaataataccCCCACTAATTTAGCTGATGAGAACATTCTGACTAACACTCTAGCTAACGTTTGAAAATACCCCCACtaatttagcataaaaataaAGTGAACCCCACTAGTTAAAACCTCCAGTCATATATAGCAGCCAAGTTTGGTTAGTGTCACCtcaaaagaaagggaaaaaaggtGCGGTTAGTGCAATTAATTACTTTCTTCTCAGTCGGCACAATTTGgaacacttcttttttttttagaaactgaTCGGCATGCTTTTTATTTAAGTAGCTAGTATATTAgctaaaaaaatcaacaaatgtTTGGAGGAACAACCTCTATCCaaactaataaagaaaaaataaaaaataaaattatcccGTACTTTTGGTTAAAGCATTACTTTGCCTATATacatgagaaaaagaaaaactctgaACTGTATCCCTTACTAAATGATTAAAAGCCAAACTTAGCATATCACCCTTGCGAAGAGAGTAATTAACAATTTCAGAATCTCCCTCAAAAATCCAATGTTTTACTTTGAACGCCATCTCCCTCTAGTACTATCTAATAGTCTTAAgtaaacaataacaacaacaacaatgcaACAAATGCGAACACACTATGAAGACACTGCTTTTAAGTGTTAGATGGATTAAATTGTCATTCGACAAAGACAGTTAAACAACCTCTCTTTCCTCTGTTGCTTTAATCACAGCCACTAATATTATAATTGACAAACTCAACATTTTAGGTCTAGGATGACGCTGCTAAATATCTTAGAATATCTACTCTTATTGGCAAAGTTtgaaagacaaataaaaaaattttcattctcccaattttttttttttaaatgctatcCTTAATTAAACTCAATCTGATTGATCCTCAGTGAGGATTAGGTAAACCCAATCAATGCCCCCACATTGTGGACACTTTTTCTTGGTGCACTGAGTCCCGGCCCTCTCCTTAGTCAGCACTGATAGTGCTTAGCATTCTATGACAAAAAGATAGCTGGTGTATGAGTGGAGTCTCAagactcttaagtcttaacccTTGGAAGTTTATGAATAAttaaacatatttataaaaaaaattaaatatttaactcCCTCTTGTTTAAATGTTTGAAAGGAAATGAAGTAATCGTGTTTGGGatttaaatgagaaaaaaaaatttaattattattattactagccAATGTCCCACACGATGCACGTACActctataaatatattttttaaaatttgataaagaatTATTTCTACATGTtataatatttaagaaaaaaattctaattaaattacaCATCATTGTAAAGAAAGCAAATctaaattattatcattattataagTAAGAATATGAACTTCTATCTTAAgtgaattgaaaaatattaaattatatccaCTATGTTAAGTGCATGcactatcatttttttttttcattttttaaaaaaaatgtttttttttctctttttccttgattttgtttcaatttttgtcgAAGTAATTAAACTCAAGCAAGAATACAACATTCCTAATCAAGTTTTATAccaatagtaaataacatctaattaatatgaaatttgacatgcatgttgAAGATAacgagaatatatatatatatatatatatatatatatatatatatatatatatatatatatatatatatatatatgtcaccACGTACAGTTTTAAACATATTAAACAATTAATAGTTATTGAGCAGTACTGTAACATTAACAAGTTACACCACTTGattttatgtgtatatataaccttttttattattattattactaattgttgttgttattattattattatgcaatTTCTATATTAAAAATAGCTGCATAGACatttaaggattaaaaaaagtattataagATTTTCAGTGAAAATCCATATATTAAGGTATTTCATTCAATTTGATTCGTCCTAattttgaaagaattaaaaaaaaaaagggacttaTGATAGAAAtgaataacaatatatatacacacactaggCTCATCACACGCACTTCACACGTGCaataaggctttttttttagtttaatgtaattttttaatttgaatttatcaatTGTTAGTAAGGTTAcacaagattttatttttaagaaactaaaatttaagattttaaaaataagtaaacgGTTAGGTTTAATGTGTGCTAGCTTTTAAGATAAAATGTATTAAACGTGCATGAGATATATTCAAATAGAAAGTACTAAtttttaggagaaaaaaaagtttatgtcgtagtttttttgttattgaattttgttgaattacaattttaactttattttgtattttttaagaataatgattatctaattaacttagaggtatttttgacattttttgaagtcataactaattttctaaattctcttaatatatagaaatatatatttccCGTGTTAAACCCAACAGGagaatattctttaaaaaactcTTTTCTTTACATTCTTTCCTCTTgttcttctctcccaaacaAGTTATAAAGTTGGAAGTGTTAtgattggtttttattttctgaTTATTGTTTATATAAAGTGAACTTCATACTTTACTTTGCTCAAGCCTCTTCACATTAGAGAGAGTTAGAGAACGTTAGCTTAACATGTCTATGGAGTACTCCAAGACTCAATTGTATAACAAGGTGAAGCCATATTTCTTAGTAATTATAATGCAATTTGGCTATGCCGGGATGTCCATAATTGGTAAGTTTGCTCTAAACAAGGGGATGAGTGAACATGTGTTCATAGCCTACCAGCATGCCATTGCAGCTGTTGTCATTGCTCCTTTTGCTGTTGTCTTTGATAGGTCTCCATCTCCTCCCATCTTATTATTGTGTACATGTTTTTCAACACTTTTCTTTAATGTTACATCTTGAACAAGATGAAAAGGCTAACCACATTAATTTAATACTTTTAACAGGAAGAGAACCCCAAAGTTGACATTGTGTGTCTTTGCTAAGGTTGCGTTGATCGCCTTATTGGGGTAAGAATTTGGACCATCACTCAATAATTAAGCTTTTGGTCTTAAGCTTCAAACAGAActtcttacttttttcttctttttttctctttttaatttccTACTCAGGCCTGTAATAAACCAGAACTTGTTCTACACCGGGATGAAGTATACTACAGCAAGTTTTGCAAGAGCAATGTGCAATGTTATTCCTGCCTTTTCATTTGCAATGGCTTGGATTTTAGGGTAACTTTCTTTAGCTCCCCCATTCACGTTCTTGCATGCATACATGGTGTACACAAATTTGGGTTGCTTCAAATTTATGAATGCTTTTGTAGTCTTGAGAAAGTGTATCTTAGGAGACTGCGTGGCCAGGCCAAGGTATTGGGGACTATGGTCACAGTTGTGGGAGCTTTGCTTATGACTCTGGTTAAAGGACCTATGTTTAATTTGCCATGGGCAAATGGAAATGCCCATCAAGAATCTACTAGTGCAGCAAACAAGCAAGATATAACGAAGGGTGCTCTGATGATTCTAGCAAGTTCTCTATCCGGGTCTGGTTTCTTTATTCTTCAAGTAAGAGTCTAATCGGCATTAATATAATTtgcaaatttaatttagaaacaggtaaatcatttgaaaatttaatttagaccCCAGACATTTATGCAGCGGATTATGTAAGTTCCAAACAAATGTTCTAACAGTGTTTCAATCATAGTTATAATCAACAAAACAATTATGATTAACAGAGTATGACACATGAATCCCATTCTAAACATTACAACCAACTTCTTGCACATGATATTTCAAAAAGTTTAGTTAGACTGAATTAGAAATGAGATATACTTGTTGCATTGTAGGCAATTACACTGAAATCATACCCCGCGGAGCTTTCTCTAACAGTTTTGATTTGCTTGATGGGCTCACTAGAAAGTACCATACTAGCTCTTGCAATCGAATGGGGCAACCCGACAGCCTGGTCAATACACTTCGATATTAAGCTCTTAGCAACTATATACAGTGTGagaaattctaaaaatattatgcTTTTTaatgccttttctttttgtagttCTTATAAAAATGTTGATAGTGAATAGTGGCCTATATACTTGCTTTTATACTCATAAGAAACTCTGTTCAGGGCCTAATATGTTCAGGATTTGCTTTCTACATTCAAGGAGTGGTAATGAAGGAAAGGGGGCCTGTTTTTGTGACTGCTTTTAGTCCCCTAAGTGTGGTTTTAGTAATGATTATAGGCTCCTTCATTCTATCTGAGACATTGCACATAGGAAGGTGCGCAATGATTTTTCTTACTATGTCTACTAGAAAGTCACcatacaacatttttcacaactacTAACATAGTCTAAAGTAATTGTTTCATAACAAAACTTATGTCAATGAATTCAAGTAAAAGTGATATTACtccaatcacaatatgtcatgTCAGTAATTGTGAGAAAAGTTATATTACTAGTATATTCCCAcagtatttaattattatattttctctgGTTCATTTGGTTTATGGAAGGAGattgttggaaaaaaatttggaatcATAAACATTATATAACTACAAGCTAACTTAGGTAACTGAACTATTTTTTAGGGTTATTGGAGCAGTTGTCATTATTGTTGGCTTATACCTAGTTTTATGGGGCAAGAGTAAGGATCAACTGGAATCGACATCAGACAGTAATAAGGTAGTGCTAACGACCCAAAATATGGACACTATGAATGAGAGGAAAACAACTTCAAAACAAGAATTTTTAGCCATTGATGTAACAAGTACAAAATCTACATTAGGAACTACTTGAAGATAGCggatattttatttatatatgtgcTTATTAGTTGGAATTTGAGTATTCTATATATGGAATAAATTCCATTCAATGTGAATTTCTCGtgtaatatttttgtttttaaacctCCAAAGTTAGACATGGCTTGAATTTAAAGGAGGTGCACCAAGTACATCTCCACTGCTTGGTTCTCACTTATTTCTTAACCACGGAAAGGATATCTCTATGCCACCACCTTCCTCCTATTCGTTGATTCCGGCTATCAGTGCACAGGAAAATGATTTTATAagcattgttttaaaaaatggattagaaaaaaaaaaatttgaaaacagaATGGTCTTTGGTTTTATGGTCCGATTGAATTGTAATAATTTGTAAGAGAGAAAAGTTTAGcttcaaattagtttggagCTATCTTCTTTCAAGCCACAGACAAGTCTAGTCGGATAGATTGGTATCAGCAAAAAGAACCTATGGTAGGGCCAAGTACTGCTACATGATTCCACATTCACGTAAATGACCCAAAGAGTCAAAAACTTACCCTTTGAGAATTCACCTCGACCATCATCTGggattttaattcttctatCAAATTGATTCTCAACCATTTTCTGAATTAAAATGATTACTACGaataaaaatctgattttcttCTAGAAGTATATTCAAGTAGGTCGAATGCAGTTAATCTACAATAAATTATGTATGATGTGCCCTTTTTTTtacctcaaattttttatgtgcTACATTTCTTAAAAACATCTATAAGAGAATGTTTAATGAGAGGGGAGCCACACAAATAGAAAACACAATCACACGTAGAACACATAAATATATGTGGTTCGACTTTAAGCCTAGACATATTCATAGGCAGCATCTAGGAAAAAGATTCACAAAGAAACATAGATATTACAGAGGTGGCACAAATACATTCTCATAAAACCTAAACCCCTAATACACCAAAAGATATCTCTCCCGTCACAACTAGCACaccacaaaaattttcaattctctaAACCCCATGTGCAATCGAGTGCATAGAAACTACAGATTGGTCGggtatatattttgaaaaggCCAATTAAAGTTGGCATGGTGGTGAACAAAACTCAAAATCCAAATCCATCCATAGTAAGAGTACAAGAAGATATGGTTTGGACCTCACATGCATTTGCTCGCAATCTTTAACAAGCCACATCAACTCAGCAAGGCCTAAGGTCCCAATAATTTATAAGACAGTCCAAAGCCATTACATATCTCcaaaaatttatacaatatgTCAAAAGTCTAATTAAGTTCGATTAGATGGTTTCTGAAATTATTGTAAGTATTATTAATGCAAAAGCTATGTAcatatgtttgtttgttagttTTAGTTAGGATGATTACAAATCCTCAATGGTTAATGCCACTGCTACCCTGCACACAAGGCATCTCTCTCAAATGTTTAATATGACATAATTCCAATTAATGCTGTTgtttctcaacccaaaaaaaaaagaggctaaTCAGCACTACTAAACAAAGGTTCATTCAAGTGTGTACTCCAACGctaacaaatttcaaatttatctGAAATTCTTtgacctttatttattttttattttttggcataTGATGTTGATACCACTAGAAGGTGCAAAATTAGTCAATTGTTGAATTATTATGTTTCTAATTTCTACTTGCTATGTGAACTAAGATTATGTAACCACGTGATGCATTAGCAGAGTGTtttaccattatatatataacgcCAATCAAAACCTTCAGTCATATCTAGCTAGCAGCCCAGTTTGGTTAGTGCAATTACTTTCTTCTTAGTCAGCACTCAGCACAATTTGATACACCATGGTAAATGTTGCTATTGGAGATCACAGGGTAAATAATGAAAtaacaccaacaaaaaaaaaattaatagcttAAAGGCTAAAATAAATTAGCTTAAGACAATATTTTCCCCCACTCAAAAGAGTTTTCTACCTAAAGCGCTATTAGTAAATTTGTCTCCAAGATACAACTAAGCCAAAATCTTTCATGTAGCAAACTTTGAGAATTCAGTGAATTTCTTTCTAATGGTgtaaaatatatcaataaataaaattgaatatggaggcaaatttataaacaatgaattttggAAAGTAACTTTGGTTGGTACAAACCCTAAAAATATGAGTCGTGTCTATTACTAGCCATTAGAGAGAAAATGTCTCATCCCGGCCTCTCCTTTTTTTTGCAAACTTTTGTAGATTTTGCACTTTCTATAATTGTCTCGCTTGAGCATGATTGACATTACTCAAGCAAGCTTTATAACCTCTCTCGAGAAGATATCAGGCAAGCATCCGCTGACCTCACTCACCCTTGTCGCTCATCCTTGCTTGACTCTCACTCGAGCAGTCTTGGCTAAGTGCCaatataacttttttgttttctattcaaTTCATTTTGTTTGCCGATTACTCTATTCTATTTCTTGCACTGTGGGCTTGCTCGAGCGGGTcattaaaactttattttttttacttaatttttctcttaattCTTTTACATTCACAATAAGATTACTCCCACATATTACAACCTATATTGTATATGCTAATATATACAACAATTGCCACATAAgcttttgaaaacaaaattttctatgttataattcaaaaaaaaaaattttaataagtttaAATTCAATAAGTATTCCCCATAAAACCTTGTATATTCATAATCTCCATTAGAATTATGTTACCTTTCTTTAAGGCTATATTATAAGGATTCTTCTTAGGTTTTTGGGTTAGCACCATCTCCATAGACGTCTTGCATGGCTAACTTGGAAGCAGGGGTGAAGTCAGGAGAGGGCAAGAGGGGGCAAGTGCACCCCTAACCTCCCCAAAAACTCCTATATAATATACCTATAAAGCATTTTGCCCACGACAAAATTTTTCTATCTCAACTTTGCCCCTAACATAAATAATAAGACTTCTCTACTTTTGATAAACTGCAATGTTCATACAAATAAGAAGACTTCTCTACTTCTAAAAGAAAGCAATCTAATGTCCTATATAAGTACATAGCACATTTTCGTCTTTTTCCAATGAAAACAAAGTTCAATGGCCCTACATAAGACTAAAAGTATTGTCCTTTGGACAAGTTTCCAAACTACTAACAGTAAAtagtgaatttaaaaaaaaatttcacaacaaatttcataaaagTCAGAGCAatactatatagtatatacagTATTTCTcccaataaatttcacaatttttgaaCATTCAATTTTCATTTAGGCCCACCACCCACTACTTTATTGTCTACCAGTTATATAATTCTCAGTGTCAACTTGTAAAAATACCAACTCTCCTCATGGTGGGTTATAcataatcattattttttattaaaaaaaatggcctACTTATATTCATATATAGCAATAAAACCATAGCCTCcactctttttcttatttttttagtttttaatttttttttcaatcttgtttttgctataatccaaattttaactagttaaaagaataaagaaaaaatgttgaattcaacattattttttaatagcaTTTAAGGCAGTGAGGATACAAAATTGCTAGTACATTGTTATACTCTTAAcacttttataataatttattttaagaaataaaattgattgtttaaactctatttatttagattaatctccaa from Castanea sativa cultivar Marrone di Chiusa Pesio chromosome 6, ASM4071231v1 includes:
- the LOC142641576 gene encoding WAT1-related protein At2g39510-like produces the protein MSMEYSKTQLYNKVKPYFLVIIMQFGYAGMSIIGKFALNKGMSEHVFIAYQHAIAAVVIAPFAVVFDRKRTPKLTLCVFAKVALIALLGPVINQNLFYTGMKYTTASFARAMCNVIPAFSFAMAWILGLEKVYLRRLRGQAKVLGTMVTVVGALLMTLVKGPMFNLPWANGNAHQESTSAANKQDITKGALMILASSLSGSGFFILQAITLKSYPAELSLTVLICLMGSLESTILALAIEWGNPTAWSIHFDIKLLATIYSGLICSGFAFYIQGVVMKERGPVFVTAFSPLSVVLVMIIGSFILSETLHIGRVIGAVVIIVGLYLVLWGKSKDQLESTSDSNKVVLTTQNMDTMNERKTTSKQEFLAIDVTSTKSTLGTT